AGACAAGTCTATATTAATTACGGGAGGGGCAGGTTTTATTGGAAGTAACTTGGCATTTTACTTTCAAAACAACCATCCTGAGGCAAAAGTAGTAGTATTAGATAGTTTTAGAAGTGGTGAAACACTTAGCAATGGAAACTTAAAGTCTTTTGGACATTTTAAAAATTTAATTGGTTTTACTGGTGAAGTAATCAGTGGAGATATTAACGATAAAGATTTATTACATAACCTTGAAGTTAATTATAATTTTGACTATATTTTTCATGAAGCGGCAATTTCTGATACGACTGCATTAGAACAAGATTTAATGGTAAAAACGAATGTTAATGCATTTAAAGATCTTCTTGATCTTGCTGTTGCACACGACGCTAATATGGTCTATGCATCTTCAGCGGCAACATATGGTGGCAGTGATACATTTAAAGTCGGACATGAAGCACCAAATAACGTATATGGTTTTTCAAAAGTAATGATGGACAATATCGCTTATGACTATATGAAAACTAGCAGCATCTCAATTGTAGGTCTGAGATATTTCAATGTGTACGGTGCAAGAGAGTATTTTAAAAATACTACGGCTTCAATGGTTTTACAATTCGGTCATCAGCTTTTAGCAGGAAAAAATCCTCGCTTGTTTGAAGGCAGCGATAAAATTTTAAGAGATTTTATTTATATCGAAGATATTATTCAGGCAAATATCAAAGCGATGGCTCCGAAAAAAAGCGGTGTGTACAATGTTGGGACAGGAAAAGCGAGAAGTTTCCAAGATATCGTAGATATACTGCAACGTGAATTAGGTACAAGTTTACCTTGCGAATATATGCCTAATCCTTATGTGGGATCATACCAGTTTTTTACGCAGGCAGATATAGAAGATACGAAAGAATTTTTAGGATATGTACCTGCTTATGAGATGGAAGATGGTATTAAAGCTTATATTGCAGAGATCAAAAGAATTTATGAAACAGAAGTGAAAAAATAGATGAAGATACTTGTTGTTGGTGATTTAATGATCGACCACTATCTGTGGGGTTCATGTGAAAGAATTTCTCCTGAAGCACCTGTTCAGGTTGTAGATATTGCAAAAGAAACAGCAGTTCTTGGTGGTGCTGGAAATGTTATTAACAATCTAAAATCTTTAGGTTCTGAAGTAAGTGTTGCTAGTGTAATCGGTGATGATGAGAATGGAATTGAGCTTACACAGATGCTTCAAGAGATTGATGTTGATACGTCTAATTTAGTAATTCAACATGGACGACATACATCAAAAAAGTCTCGTATAATTGCAGTAAGTCAGCAAATTCTTCGTTATGATAAAGAGTCTAAAGATGATATTATAGCTTCTTCACAAAAGGCTATTATAAACTCTTTAGAAGATAATATAGAAAGTTTTGATGCTATTATTTTATCTGATTACGGAAAAGGCGTATTAACTGAAGAGTTATGTCAAGATGTGATCAAGTTAGCTAAAAAAGCGAATAAAAAAGTACTGGTTGATCCAAAAGGAAAAGACTTTTCGAAATACAAAGGTGCATATCTTTTAACACCGAATAAAAAAGAAGCACAGATCGCAACTGAGATCAATATTGTTGATGAAAACTCTTTGACAAATGCTCTTCTAAAACTAAAACAAGAGTGTGACCTTGATGTCTCAATGATAACGTTAAGTGAAGACGGGATAGCAACATATGATGAAAAACTGCATATCTCTCCAACTGTAGCGAAAGAGGTATTTGATGTTACTGGTGCAGGTGATACTGTAATTGCATCTATGGCATATGCACTAAGTCTTGGTAAGTCAATTGATGAGTGTGCAGCATTTGCAAATCTTGCAGCAGGTGTAGTAGTTGGTAAGATCGGAAGTGCTACAGTAACTGTAGACGAGATTAAAGAGTACGAAGCAAGTTTACATAAATCTACGTCTGACGCGCATATTAAAAGTTTTGAGGAAGTACAACGTCTCGTTGAAAGATACAAAGCAAATGGGAAAAAAGTTGTTTTTACAAACGGGTGTTTTGATATCTTACATGTTGGACATGTAAAATATCTTCAAGTTGCAAAAAGTTTTGGAGACATTTTAATAGTCGGTCTAAATTCAGATGAATCTGTTTCACGTCTCAAAGGACCTACTCGTCCTGTAAATATAGCAGAAGATAGAGCATATCTTTTAGCTGCGCTTGAGGCAGTTGATTTTGTTGTCCCTTTTGAAGATGATACTCCTTATGAACTGATTAAGATGGTTAAACCTGATATATTGGTTAAAGGTGGAGACTATGAAGGTAAAGCTGTTGTCGGAACAGAATTTGCTGGTGAATTGAAACTAGTTGATTTTGTTGATGGTAAAAGTACAACAAAAACAATAGAAAAAATTCAAGGACAGACATGTTAAAAAAACTAATAATGTTAAGTGCATGTACAGCTTCTGCATTTGCACTTCATACAGCAGAAATCAATATTAACAATAAAGACCTAGAAGTTGGTGCTTTATTTGATATGGGGCAATTTAACGATACTGTTGAACCAAATACAATATTTGTAGGTGGTAAGTTTTTAAATGCTGATTCTGAACATTCAGAATACACAAATGCTAAGATAGATCCATTATTAGAAGCAAATGTATTGATGATGAAAGAAGTAGGTAATAGTAATTTTAAAATTGGTATCGGTGCAAAATTAAATTATACACAGTATGGTTCACTGGATTTTGTTTCTATTCCGTTAGGTGTTGAAGGAACATATACAATTGCAACTCAAGAATTCATTCCAATGCATTTAAATGCTGCAGTGTATTATGCGCCTCAAGTACTTACTTTTAAAGATGCAAAAAACTATTTAGAAACGAGAGTGAGTTTCGATCTTGAAGTTATTCAAAATGGTAATATTACAGTTGGATATAGAAAAATAGAAACTAATTATGATGTAATGTACGGTGATTTCAGATATAACCGTTCAGCATATTTAGGATTTAAATTAAAGTTCTAATGACTTAACAGCTTCAATCACTTCTGAAGCTGTTATACTCTTCATACAATCATGATGTCCAAGCGGACATTCTCTTTTCATACACGGACTACAATCCATCTCATGACGTACGATAATACTTTTCTCATTTTTCCATTGCGATGTCTCTTTGTATTTTGTTGGACCAAAAATAGCAACAGTTGGAACCTGGTAAGCCGCTGCTACATGCATAGGACCACTGTCGTTAGTAATAAATAATGAACATCCAGCTATATTCGCACATAACTCTTCGATTGTCGTTTTGCCGGCAATATTTTTGTAGTTGCTGATTCCTAAAGAGAGAAGGCTATTTTCGATCTCTTTTGCCATTTCAATTTCATTAGGTCCACCGAAAATTAAAATATCGTATTGCTCTTTATAGAATGCTGCTACTTCTGCAAAGCGTTCAGGATACCATCTTTTAGCACTTCCATAAGTAGCACCTGCATTTATTCCTAAAGTGGGTTTCTCAAATGTGTTTGCTTGTATATATAGTTTTAACGGGGAAATCTCTTCGTCAAAATGATCTACATTTATCATTGCTAATTCAGCATATTGTTGTACCAAATGTTTATTTGTTTTAATTTTTGGCGTATGGGAGAGTAGAAGTTGTGAATGCCATGATCTTTTTGCAAGGGTGAGAACAGTGTCTGTAAAACGTAAAAGTGTCGATGAGTGGATCTGGTTTCTAAAAGTGATTGCCAAGTCAAAACGACCCAGCTGTTTTGCAAGCTTATAAGTGGCAGCTAAACGCGAAGATGATTTTTTTGTTTCATCTACAATTGCTTGTTCGCAAAGCGGGTGATGTTTTAAAGCTTCAATTGAGACATAACTTCCGATAAATGTAAAACGCACATTTTTATAATATTTTGCTAACAGTTCAATAGCAGGAGTAGCCATGACGGCATCACCGAGCCAATTTGGAAGTACTACTAATATTCTCATAAACAATTTACCTTTTTCCCAACTTCTTGCGTAATAAATATATACAGTGGTGAAGCACCAATCTTTAGTGTTTCATCGTTGATGCTCTTTCCATTTTTATCGTATACATTAAAATAGTCTTCATTTCTAAGGATTGTATCTTTAAGTGACCAATGAATTTGTAAAAGTTGCTCATCAACCAAAAATTGTAAGATATAGTAAGATCGTTTAATATCCAGTCTTAAAAATTGGGCATTTTTAAGTGTTTTAACCATAAACTTATATGTCTCGAAAGCTTCTCTTTTTTGAAGTCCGTCACGGTTGTCGATTAGTCCATATCCTGGAGCAATAAGTTGATGCCAAGAAACATAATCTACCTGTTGAGAAGCAAATGCCAAAAGATAGTAACGTAGCATGTAG
This region of Sulfurimonas sp. C5 genomic DNA includes:
- the rfaD gene encoding ADP-glyceromanno-heptose 6-epimerase, yielding MRYIENDLKDKSILITGGAGFIGSNLAFYFQNNHPEAKVVVLDSFRSGETLSNGNLKSFGHFKNLIGFTGEVISGDINDKDLLHNLEVNYNFDYIFHEAAISDTTALEQDLMVKTNVNAFKDLLDLAVAHDANMVYASSAATYGGSDTFKVGHEAPNNVYGFSKVMMDNIAYDYMKTSSISIVGLRYFNVYGAREYFKNTTASMVLQFGHQLLAGKNPRLFEGSDKILRDFIYIEDIIQANIKAMAPKKSGVYNVGTGKARSFQDIVDILQRELGTSLPCEYMPNPYVGSYQFFTQADIEDTKEFLGYVPAYEMEDGIKAYIAEIKRIYETEVKK
- the rfaE1 gene encoding D-glycero-beta-D-manno-heptose-7-phosphate kinase; its protein translation is MKILVVGDLMIDHYLWGSCERISPEAPVQVVDIAKETAVLGGAGNVINNLKSLGSEVSVASVIGDDENGIELTQMLQEIDVDTSNLVIQHGRHTSKKSRIIAVSQQILRYDKESKDDIIASSQKAIINSLEDNIESFDAIILSDYGKGVLTEELCQDVIKLAKKANKKVLVDPKGKDFSKYKGAYLLTPNKKEAQIATEINIVDENSLTNALLKLKQECDLDVSMITLSEDGIATYDEKLHISPTVAKEVFDVTGAGDTVIASMAYALSLGKSIDECAAFANLAAGVVVGKIGSATVTVDEIKEYEASLHKSTSDAHIKSFEEVQRLVERYKANGKKVVFTNGCFDILHVGHVKYLQVAKSFGDILIVGLNSDESVSRLKGPTRPVNIAEDRAYLLAALEAVDFVVPFEDDTPYELIKMVKPDILVKGGDYEGKAVVGTEFAGELKLVDFVDGKSTTKTIEKIQGQTC
- a CDS encoding YfaZ family outer membrane protein, yielding MLKKLIMLSACTASAFALHTAEININNKDLEVGALFDMGQFNDTVEPNTIFVGGKFLNADSEHSEYTNAKIDPLLEANVLMMKEVGNSNFKIGIGAKLNYTQYGSLDFVSIPLGVEGTYTIATQEFIPMHLNAAVYYAPQVLTFKDAKNYLETRVSFDLEVIQNGNITVGYRKIETNYDVMYGDFRYNRSAYLGFKLKF
- the waaF gene encoding lipopolysaccharide heptosyltransferase II; amino-acid sequence: MRILVVLPNWLGDAVMATPAIELLAKYYKNVRFTFIGSYVSIEALKHHPLCEQAIVDETKKSSSRLAATYKLAKQLGRFDLAITFRNQIHSSTLLRFTDTVLTLAKRSWHSQLLLSHTPKIKTNKHLVQQYAELAMINVDHFDEEISPLKLYIQANTFEKPTLGINAGATYGSAKRWYPERFAEVAAFYKEQYDILIFGGPNEIEMAKEIENSLLSLGISNYKNIAGKTTIEELCANIAGCSLFITNDSGPMHVAAAYQVPTVAIFGPTKYKETSQWKNEKSIIVRHEMDCSPCMKRECPLGHHDCMKSITASEVIEAVKSLEL